TCGCGGTCGGCGCGGTGCTCGCGGCGCTGGGCGGCTTCGCGCCCGCCGCCAGCGCCTCCGAGACCGCGACCTCCGGCGACGGGGCCGCGCTCGCGGTCACCCCGCCGATGGGGTGGAACGACTGGGCGCACTACCAGTGCGGCTACAACGAGGCCACCATCCTGGCCAACGCCAACGCCCTGGTCTCGACCGGGCTGGCGGCCAAGGGCTACAACACCGTCACCATCGACGACTGCTGGATGAACACCAGCCGCGACGCCGCCGGCAACCTGGTCGCCAACCCGACGCTCTTCCCGGACGGCATGGCCTACGTCGGCACCTACCTGCACAAGCTGGGGCTGAAGTTCGGCATCTACGAGGATGCCGGAACCTCCACCTGCGGTGGCTACGCGGGCAGTTGGAACCACTGGACGCAGGACGCCGACCTCTTCGCCTCCTGGGGCGTGGACTACCTCAAGCTCGACGGCTGCAACCTGCCCTCGGTCAGCGGGCAGACTGGCGAGCAGACCTACCAGTCCGCCTACGCGGCCATGGGAGCCGCGCTGAAGGCGTCCGGGCGCGACATCGTCTTCTCGGAGTCCGCGCCGGCCTACTTCCAGGGCACCACCGACTGGGACACGGTGCTCGGCTGGACCGGCCAGTACGGTCAACTCTGGCGCGAGGGCAGCGACATCGCGACCTACAGCGCGTCCAGCCCGAACACCAGCCGCTGGGCCAGCGTGCTGAACAACTACGGCTACAACAACCCGATCCACCGCTACGAGAGCCCCGGCAACTGGAACGACCCGGACTTCATCATCGCCGGTGACGGCGGACTGACCGCGGACGAGTCCCGCAGCCAGCTCTCGCTCTGGGCGGAGATGGGCTCGCCGCTGATCCTCAGCGACAACGTCAGCGCCCTCTCGGCGTCCTCCGTCGCGGACCTCGGCAACAGTGCCGTCATCGCCGTCGACCAGGACTCGCTGGGCTCACCGGGCTACGTGGTCTCCCAGAACGGCACGCTGGACGTGCTCACCAGGCCGCTGGCCAACGGCGACCGGGCAGTGGCCATCCTCAACCGCTCCTCCTCGTCGGTCAGCGCGAGCACCACGGCCGCGGCGGCGGGATTCGTCGGCGGCAGCGGCTGCAGCTACTCGGTGCACGACCTGTGGGCCGGGACCACCTCGACCACCAGCGGGGCGATCTCCACGACCATCGCCGCACACGGCACCGCCCTGCTGCGGATCACTCCGAGCAGCGGCTGCGGCGCCACCACGACGACGGGCCAGATCACCGAGAACAGCGGCCAGTGCGTGGACGACTCCGGCAGCGGCACGGCCAACGGCAACCCGATCATCCTCTACGGGTGCACCGGCAACGCCAACCAGCAGTGGACGCAGCCCGGTGACGGCACCGTCCGGACCCTCGGCGAGTGCCTGGACGTCCCCTCCTCGGCCACGGCCGCCGGGACCTACGTGGACCTGGCCGCCTGCAACGGTTCGGCCGGTCAGCAGTGGACCTACCAGACCGACGGCAACCTGGTGAACCCCGACTCCGGTGACTGCCTGGACGCCTACGGCGGCTCCACGGCCAACCTGACCAAGCTGGACATCTGGCCCTGCGGTGACAACCAGGCCAACCAGACCTGGTCCCTGCCGTAGCGCCGACCGCACGGTAGCGCCGACCGCACCCGCAGGCGCGGCGCCCGGAGCCCCCCGGCCCCGGGTGCCGCGCCGTGCGCGGGACTGCTGGCTGAACCCGGGGCGTGCGGAAGCGCCCGTCACCTCGACCTCAGGTGACGGGCGCCCAGATCCTGCTGCTCAGTCCCAGGACGTGTCCCGCTTGCTCACGATGCCCCCTCGGTCGACGTCGATGCGCTCATACATGTAGAACGCATCCAGCCGGGTCGGATGTTGCACCTTGCCGATCATTTCCGCTCCAGGGCGTCGTTCCCGACGCCGAGGGCGCCCCCTGGGGGCGGGAGTGGGGGAGAATGCTGCACATGACGACTTGAAGAGCACCGGCCGGGCGGGAGCGCTGGCTCAGGGTCTCGGCCTGGGCGACGGTGCAGAACGGCGATCGACGAATGTGTGCTGCTTGCGGGTCGGGCGTCCGCTCCTACGAGTACCGCTTCCATCCACCCGAGTCCTGGATGTTCGAGCGGTGCGTGGGCTTCGCGTGGTGCTCCGGTTGCCGGATCTACTCCGGCGGGATGGTGAACGTGCCCCGGTCGCGCGTACTCGTCGACGCCCTGGCGTCGCTTCCCGAGGATCAGCGGGAACCCCTGCGTCACAGAGAGGCAGCGCTGATCGAGTACCTGGACCGTCAGGCCGGCGGTCGGTAGCCGACGGCGCCGGTGTCGAGGCGCTGCGCTGGGAAGCCCCCCGGCCCCCCAGTGCAGCGCCTGGTCTGGTTCGGCTCGGGTCAGTCCGCCAGTGGGAGGTAGACCCGGTTGCCGTTGGCTGCGAACTCCTCGGACTTGGCCTTCATCCCCGCTTCGGCCTCATCGTCGCCGGTCACGGCCAAGCCGTCGCCGTAGGTGTCCATGATGTTCTTGCTGATCTTCATCGAGCAGAATTTGGGCCCGCACATCGAGCAGAAGTGCGCGGTCTTCGCCGGTTCGGCGGGCAGCGTCTCGTCGTGGAAGGAACGCGCCGTCTCCGGGTCGAGGGCCAGGTTGAACTGGTCCTCCCAGCGGAACTCGAAGCGGGCGTCGGACAGGGCGTCGTCCCAGTCCTGCGCGCCCGGATGACCCTTGGCCAGGTCCGCGGCATGGGCGGCGATCTTGTAGGTGATCACGCCGGTCTTCACGTCGTCCCGGTTCGGCAGCCCCAGGTGCTCCTTGGGAGTGACGTAGCACAGCATCGCGGTGCCGTAGGTGGCGATCATGGCGGCGCCGATACCGGAGGTGATGTGGTCGTAGCCAGGGGCCACGTCCGTGGTCAGCGGGCCGAGGGTGTAGAAGGGCGCGTCGTCGCACAGCTCCTTCTGCAGGTCCATGTTCTCCTTGATCAGGTGCATCGGCACATGACCCGGGCCCTCGATCATCACCTGGACGTCCAACGACCGCGCCACCCGCCCCAGTTCGCCCAGCGTCCGGAGTTCGGCCAGCTGCGCCTCGTCGTTGGCGTCGGAGATGGAGCCAGGACGCAGCCCGTCCCCGAGCGAGTAGGTGACGTCGTAGGCCCGCAGGATGTCGCACAGCTCCTCGAAGTTGCTGTACAGGAAGTTCTCCTGATGGTGCGCCAGGCACCAGGCCGCCATGATCGAGCCGCCGCGCGAGACGATGCCGGTCCGCCGGCGCGCAGTCAGCGGCACGTACCGCAGCAACACGCCCGCGTGCACGGTCATGTAGTCGACGCCCTGCTCGCACTGCTCGATCACGGTGTCCCGGTAGACCTCCCAGGACAGCTCCTCGGCCCGGCCGTCCACCTTCTCCAGCGCCTGGTAGAGCGGCACCGTCCCGATCGGCACGGGGGAGTTGCGCAGCACCCACTCGCGGGTGGTGTGGATGTTGCGCCCGGTGGACAGGTCCATCACCGTGTCGGCGCCCCAGCGGGTGGCCCAGGACATCTTCTCGACCTCCTCCTCGATCGAGGAGGTCACCGCAGAGTTGCCGATATTGGCGTTGATCTTGACCAGGAAGCGGGAGCCGATCACCATCGGCTCCGCCTCCGGGTGGTTCACGTTCACCGGGACCACGGCCCGGCCGGCGGCGACCTCCTCGCGGACGGTCTCCGGGGCCACCCCCTCCCGCAGGGCTGCGAACTCCATCTCCTCGGTGACGAGTCCCCGGCGCGCGTAGGCGAGCTGGGTGACCGCAGCGCCCCCGGCCGCCCGCAGCGGGCGCTCCGCGCGCGGCGGGGCGAACCCCTCGGGCCAGGGACGTTCGCTCCCGTCCCCGGTTCGGCCGGGGAAGACCGCGTCCAGCCCGGCCAACTCCCTTTCCCGGTCGGCGGTGCCGCGGCGCAGCCCGTCGTCCTCGGGTCGGGCGCGGCGGCCGAGGTAGCCCTCGACGTCGCCGCGTCCGGCGATCCAGTCCGCGCGCAGCGCGGGCAGGCCGAGCCTGACATCGGGTGCGTAGGCCGGGTCGGTGTACGGCCCGGAGGTGTCGTAGAGCGGGACGGTGCGGCCGTTGCTCAGCACGACCTCCCGGTAGGGCGCGCGCAGCCCCGGCCTACCGCCGGCGCGGTAGGCCTTCCGCCAGGCAGGGGCGGGGTAGCCGGTGGTGGTGCTGGAGACAGACTGCTGCTGTGCATCGTGCTCGGTCATCGGACCTGCTTCTCCCTACGCCGGCATTACCCGGTCAGGTTCCTGCGGTCGGCGCAAGCAGTCGTCGCACATGGTGGTGTGCGGCGGTCAGCGCCCTCTCAGCCCGGTGCTCCGAGCTCCCGCGTCTTCAATCAGATGTCAGCACCGTAGCGGCTCCGCCTCCGGTTTGACCAGAGTGCCCTGGCTCACTCGCCGCACCCGCCCGGCTCCGGGCCGTCAACGCCCGCCGTTCCGGGGGCGGGTGCGGAGCAGCGGACACACCGGTGGCGCCACCTGGTTGGCACCCCCGGTGCGGTGGCACGGTAGCGTGACCGGCATGGAGATCAACGGGGAAGCCCAGCAGCGCGGGCACATACTCCTGATCGGCGGCGCACCCGGCGGTCGCCGTCGTCAGCCGGTACGCCCTGAGGCCAGCCTCACGCTGTTGGCGACCCTGCCGACGTCGGCGCTGCTCGGCAGCGCGGTCCCCGCCGACACGGTCCAACTCGCCGACCCGGCCGACCCCCAGCTGGTCCTGGCCCATCTGCGGCGCGCCGCCGCGACCCCGGGTCCGCTGGTGCTGGTGCTGGTCGGCTGTCTGACGGTGGATCACCGGCACCACGAGCCGCATCTGGCGCTGGCGCGCAGCCGTCCGGAGAACGCCAGGTACACCGCGCTGCCCTGGGCCTGGCTGGCCCACGAGTTCCGCGACCGCCCGCCCGGCAGCACCCGGGTCCTGGCCGACCTGGTCGCCGACAAGGACGCCTGGGCACTGCTGGCGTCGGCGGGCCCGGCCGTGCTGACCGGCCCGCTGCCGGTCTGGGGCCAGGTCAGCCCGCCGGAGACGGTCGGCGAGACCCTGGCCACGCCGTACGTCCACGCGCTGGTCGAACTGCTCCGCCATGTCGGTGACCGTCCGCTCTTCGACGTCCACCGGCAGGCCGTCGCCTCGGCCGGCCTGCCCGCCGGAGCGCTGCCGCTCGGCACCGACCCGGCCGACGCGCCGGTACCGGTCCGGTCGGCGCAGCCGGTCGCGGTGCGCCCGGTCGTGACCGCCCCGGCGATGGGAGTCCCGGTGGCAGCGGCCCCGGCCCCGGCCCCGGTCCCGGTCCCGGCCCAGGCGGTCGCCGCTGTCCCGCCCATGCCCTGCGCGCCGCCCCCGACTGCCGTGCCGCCCACCGTCTCAGTGCCGGCGCTCGCCGCCGCGCCGCCCACCGTCTCCGTGCCGGAGCCCGCCGCCGCGGACGATCCGCTCGCGGCGATCGGCGCGGCTCTCGGCAGCGGTGACCTGGAGCAGGCCAAGGCGCTGGCGCTGGCCGCGGAGGAGCAGGCCGTGCGTACCGCCGGACCCCGCTCGCCCCGCGCGATCCAGGCCCGTGAGGCCCGCGCCCACCTGGCGCACCTCTCCCACGACGAGTCCCTCGCAGCGGAACTGTGGCGGGACTCGGCCGAGGACCGGCTCACCTTCCAGGGCCCGGACGACGCCGAGGTGCGGGCGGCGGTGGACAACGCCCACGCCTGCTGGAGCCGGGTCCAGGAGCGGCGCAGCTCCATCGAGCTGGCCCCGGGCATCCTGGCCCTGCGCCGCAAGGTGCCCGGCGCGGGGAGCAGCGGCCTGCGCGCCGCCGAGCGCCGCCTCCAGCGGATCTACGAGGCGGCGGTCCAGACGGAGGGCTGAGTCGGGGAGGTCAGGACTTCTCGGCCAGCACCGGTGCGACCACCTGTGCCAGCTCCGCCTGGGTCATCGAGTCCAGCACCCGTGCCGCTATCCGGCCCTGACGGTCGATCACCAGTGTCGAGGGGGTGGCCTGCGGGGCGACGCTGCCGACCGGGAACTGCAGCAGCACCGAGCCGCCCGGGTCGTAGAAGTCCGGGTAGGTGAGCCCCTCTGCCTTCACGAACTGCTGTGCGGGTGGCAGTTGGAGGTCGCGGGTGTCGATGCCCAGGAACTGCACGCCCTGGCTCCGGTCGGACCGGTAGACCGCCTCGAAGCCGGCCGCCTCGGCCCGGCACGGCGCGCACCCGGAGTTCCAGACATTGACCACCACGACCTTGCCCCGGTAGGAGGCCAGGCTGAGCGGCTTGCCGTCGAGGTCCTTGCCCACCAGGTCGACCGGGTCGCCACGGTGGCCGACCGCCATGGTGGTGACCTCGCCGAAGCCCGGGATCTGTTGGTCGACGGCCACGACGGCGTTGCCGGAGGAGGAGCCGGAGCACCCGCTCAGTACCAGCCCGAGCGCCAGCGCCCCCACCGCGACCGCCGCCCGAACGCCCGTCCCACCAGGTCGGGGCGGGTGTGCGAGGGTAGAACGGAGGTGCACGGATCGAGTCATGCCGGGAGTCTGCCACGACGATGATCGTTCGCGGACAGTGGGTCTCCGCAGTGGGTCTTCGCAGTGGGTCTCCGCGTCAGCGCTCGGCGCAGCCGACCCGGCCGGGTTCGCCGCCCGCCTCGGCCGACTGCCCCCGCCCCCGGCGGGCCGGGACGTGACCGGCGACCGGGAGCGTCGGGCGGCCTGCGCCGCCGCCTCCGCGACGGTCCAGCAGCCCGGCGGCGGCGGCGACCAGCAGGCCGCAGCCGGCCAGGGCGGCGGCGACCGCGTTGGGCGCGGCATAGCCGAGGCCGGCCGCGATCACCAGGCCACCGAGCCAGGCGCCCAGCGCGTTGGCCACGTTGAAGGCGGCCTGGATCGCGGCCGAGGCGATGTTCGGCGCTCCGTCGGCCTGGGTGATGATCCGGGTCTGCAGCACCGGCACCAGGGCGAAGGTGGTCGCGGCGAAGACGAACAGGGTGACGGCGGCGGCGATCCGGTTGTGCAGGGTGAGCAGGAAGACCGCCGCTACGACGCCCTCCAGCACCAGGAAGGTGTAGAGCGAGGGCATCAGCACCCGGTCCGCGAGCCTGGCGCCGAGGTAGTTGCCGGCCGTCATGCCGAGGCCGAAGACCACCAGCAGCCAGGTGACGCCGCCCGGGGCGAAGCCGGTCACCCGGGTCAACATCGGCACGATGTAGCTGTAGGTGGTGAACAGCGTCGCTCCGCCGAGGGTCGCGACCAGGAGGGCGAGCCAGACCTGCGGTCGGCCTATCGCCCGCAGTTCGGCGCGCAGGTCGAGTCCGGCCTCCTGCTGGGACTCCCTGGGCAGGGCCAGCAGCACCGACACCGAGGCGACGGCCCCCACGACACCGACCCCGGCGAAGACCACCCGCCAGCCGAGGTGCTGGCCGGCCAGGGTGGACAGCGGTACGCCGATCACATTGGCGATGGTGAGTCCGGCGAACATGGACGCCGTCGCCCGGGCGCGCCGGGAGGGCTCGACCAGCCCGCCGGCCACCACCGCGCCCACGCCGAAGTACGCGCCGTGCGGCAGCCCGGCGAGGAAGCGGGCGGCCAGCAGCCAGTGGTAGCCGGGCGCCACTGCCGACAGTCCGTTGCCCACGGCGAACGCGCCCATCAGCACGATCAGCGTGGTCCGCCGGGACAGCCTGGTCGAGAGCGCGACCAGGACCGGCGCGCCGACGACCACGCCCAGGGCGTAGGCGGAGATCAGATGTCCGGCGGCCGGGATGCTGACCGAGAGGTTGGTGGCGATGCCGGGCAGGATGCCCATCACCGCGAACTCGCCGGTCCCGATCGCGAAGGCCCCGACGGCCAGCGCCATCAGTGCCGCGCCGGCTCGTGGATGTCGACCGGTGGTCATTCCCGTCCTGTTCCGTGGGGTCGGTGCGCAGCAGACGGACCCTGCGGAGGGGACTCTCCCATGGACGCCACGCCCGCCGGGCCGGGCAGCCCGGCAGCCTGGCGGCATGGGCAACATAGTACTTACGTTCTATAACGCCCATGTTTCCGCGCCCCGATCGGCAGCAGCAGCCGACACCCGGGCTGAGCGGTGCGGCGCGGGACTTCTGACGGGTGGTCGCTGACCGCTGGGCCGACGGCCCGCCGCTCAGTAGGGCAGCAGGCCGCCCAGGCGGCCTTCGAGGACGACCAGCAGTCGGCTCAGCCCCTCCGAGAGCTCGTCCTGCTGTTTGGCGTCGACCCCGGAGAGGAGGGCCGCCTCGTAGCCGAGCTGTTCCGGCAGCAGTCGGTCGATCAGCTCCAGCCCGGCGTCGCTGAGCGAGAGGTGGACGACGCGGCGGTCCCGGCCGTCCGGTCGGCGCTCGATCAGCCCCCGTTCGGCGAGCAGCCGCACCCGCTTGGTGATCGCCGCGCCGGAGGCGAAGGTCTCCCGGGCGAGCTGGCTCGGCGTCAGGTCGCGGTCGACCCGGCGCAGGGTGCCGAGGATGTCGAACTCCGGCCGGGTCAGCCCCGCCGCGATCAGCGGCGCGTCCGCCGCCTGCTGGAGCAGCGCGGAGCAGCGGTTGAGCCTGCCGATGAGCGCCATCGGGGCGGTGTCGAGATCGGGTCGCAGCTGCTGCCACTGGCGGAGTACCGCTGCCACCACGTCTTCCACGCCGTCTCCTCACGTCCGGCTGCGATCCTACGTGGTCGCCGGGCGTCCGCCGGTCAGGCCGCGACGGGCGGCTGCTCGTCCGCGCGCTCCAGGTGCCGGTGGAGCTCGGCCAGCAGCCGGTGGCCCTGCTGCTCGGCGGCGGAGATCTGCCGGACCGGGAGGGGGCGCTGCCACCATTCGCCGTCGGCGGTGTCGGTGGCCTCGCGCAGCTCGGCCAGGGCGCCGGACAGCTTTCGCCGGGTCCGGTGCAGCTCGTCGGCCGGGGCCTGCGCCGGGAGGACGGACGCCGCTTCGGACGCCGCTTCGGGTGTCGGCGCGGGCGTCAGCAGCTTGGCGGCGTGGGCGCCGACCTCGACCGCGGCGGCCAGGGCGCGCTCCGCGCGGTCGGCCGCGCGCCGGTTGGTGATCAGGAAGCAGCAGGCCAGGCCGACCGCCGCGCCGACGCCGGTGTCCAGCGCCCGGTCGGCGATCAGCCGTCCGGCCGGCTGCGCATGGGCGAACTGCGGCATCAGCAGCGACATCTGGGTGACGCAGACGGCGGCCAGCCAGTAGCCCCGGGTGATCGTCGCCTCCGCCCCGAACTGGAACAGCAGGGTGACCAGGACGAGGGCGAGCGCGCCGGTGCGGGTCAGCGGCAGCAGCGCGGCGAACAGGACGAGCCCGACCAGGCTGCCGAGCACCCGGTGCAGGGCGCGACTCCAGGTCAGCGTGGTGTTGGCCTGGAAGACGGCGGCGGCGGTGACCACCGCCCAGTAGGGGCGGCCGACCCCGAGGCCCATGGAGGCCCAGCCGGCCAGGGCGCAGCCGATGGCGACCCGGGCCCCGACCGGCAGCAGCGGCGAGCCGGGACGCAGCGCCTCGCGCAGCGCGCCGAAGCACGGGGTGAGCGGGCCCGTCGCCCGCGCGGTCGCGGTCCGGGGCGCCGGAGTCCGCGCCCGGAGCAGCAGCGGCGCCATGCAGACCAGCCAGGCGAAGGCACCGGCCAGCAGCAGCAGGCCCAGGTGGGCCGGTACCTCGACGAGTCGCTGCGGCAGGAAGGCGGAGCTCGCCGCGATGAAGGTGAAGATCACGCTTCCGGGCGGGCCGACCCGGGTGGCGTCGCAGACCACCTTCTGCACGGCCGCGAGCAGCGCGGCGACCGCGACCCGGACGGCGGTGGAGTCGGTGGTGGCGGCGGTGGTGAGCGCGATCCCGGTGCTCGCCGCCATCCCCAGCACCACCCAGCCGAGGGTGCGGGCGCGGACCTCCTGCGGCAGTCGGTGGGCGTACAGGGCGCACATCGCGCCGGCGGCCGTGTACGCGGCGAGGTCGAGCCGGCCGAGGGCGAGCAGCAGCAGGTTGGGCACGCCCATGGCGACCAGGATGCTCAGCGCGGGCCGGTGCCAGCCCGCGAGCGCCCGCTGCGGGCGCAGCACTCCGCGCACCGGCAGGGGGCGGGTCCGGACGGGTCGGGGTGTCTCCTGGAGCAGGGGTGTCGAGGTCGCCATGGAGATAAGCTTAGCAAGTGTTTTACTCGTAAATGAAAAGCGCGGGACGATCAGGCATGGTCACACCGCGTCCTCCGGGTAGACCGCGTCCAGCAGGTTGCGGACGAAGCGGTCGGGGTCGTCCAGGCCGGCCGCAGTCAGGGTGCTGGTGCCGTCGGCCAGGAG
The Streptacidiphilus albus JL83 genome window above contains:
- a CDS encoding glycoside hydrolase family 27 protein; protein product: MPGSPKFRSMFGSRRLVTSAVAVGAVLAALGGFAPAASASETATSGDGAALAVTPPMGWNDWAHYQCGYNEATILANANALVSTGLAAKGYNTVTIDDCWMNTSRDAAGNLVANPTLFPDGMAYVGTYLHKLGLKFGIYEDAGTSTCGGYAGSWNHWTQDADLFASWGVDYLKLDGCNLPSVSGQTGEQTYQSAYAAMGAALKASGRDIVFSESAPAYFQGTTDWDTVLGWTGQYGQLWREGSDIATYSASSPNTSRWASVLNNYGYNNPIHRYESPGNWNDPDFIIAGDGGLTADESRSQLSLWAEMGSPLILSDNVSALSASSVADLGNSAVIAVDQDSLGSPGYVVSQNGTLDVLTRPLANGDRAVAILNRSSSSVSASTTAAAAGFVGGSGCSYSVHDLWAGTTSTTSGAISTTIAAHGTALLRITPSSGCGATTTTGQITENSGQCVDDSGSGTANGNPIILYGCTGNANQQWTQPGDGTVRTLGECLDVPSSATAAGTYVDLAACNGSAGQQWTYQTDGNLVNPDSGDCLDAYGGSTANLTKLDIWPCGDNQANQTWSLP
- the thiC gene encoding phosphomethylpyrimidine synthase ThiC gives rise to the protein MTEHDAQQQSVSSTTTGYPAPAWRKAYRAGGRPGLRAPYREVVLSNGRTVPLYDTSGPYTDPAYAPDVRLGLPALRADWIAGRGDVEGYLGRRARPEDDGLRRGTADRERELAGLDAVFPGRTGDGSERPWPEGFAPPRAERPLRAAGGAAVTQLAYARRGLVTEEMEFAALREGVAPETVREEVAAGRAVVPVNVNHPEAEPMVIGSRFLVKINANIGNSAVTSSIEEEVEKMSWATRWGADTVMDLSTGRNIHTTREWVLRNSPVPIGTVPLYQALEKVDGRAEELSWEVYRDTVIEQCEQGVDYMTVHAGVLLRYVPLTARRRTGIVSRGGSIMAAWCLAHHQENFLYSNFEELCDILRAYDVTYSLGDGLRPGSISDANDEAQLAELRTLGELGRVARSLDVQVMIEGPGHVPMHLIKENMDLQKELCDDAPFYTLGPLTTDVAPGYDHITSGIGAAMIATYGTAMLCYVTPKEHLGLPNRDDVKTGVITYKIAAHAADLAKGHPGAQDWDDALSDARFEFRWEDQFNLALDPETARSFHDETLPAEPAKTAHFCSMCGPKFCSMKISKNIMDTYGDGLAVTGDDEAEAGMKAKSEEFAANGNRVYLPLAD
- a CDS encoding TlpA family protein disulfide reductase, with the protein product MHLRSTLAHPPRPGGTGVRAAVAVGALALGLVLSGCSGSSSGNAVVAVDQQIPGFGEVTTMAVGHRGDPVDLVGKDLDGKPLSLASYRGKVVVVNVWNSGCAPCRAEAAGFEAVYRSDRSQGVQFLGIDTRDLQLPPAQQFVKAEGLTYPDFYDPGGSVLLQFPVGSVAPQATPSTLVIDRQGRIAARVLDSMTQAELAQVVAPVLAEKS
- a CDS encoding MFS transporter codes for the protein MTTGRHPRAGAALMALAVGAFAIGTGEFAVMGILPGIATNLSVSIPAAGHLISAYALGVVVGAPVLVALSTRLSRRTTLIVLMGAFAVGNGLSAVAPGYHWLLAARFLAGLPHGAYFGVGAVVAGGLVEPSRRARATASMFAGLTIANVIGVPLSTLAGQHLGWRVVFAGVGVVGAVASVSVLLALPRESQQEAGLDLRAELRAIGRPQVWLALLVATLGGATLFTTYSYIVPMLTRVTGFAPGGVTWLLVVFGLGMTAGNYLGARLADRVLMPSLYTFLVLEGVVAAVFLLTLHNRIAAAVTLFVFAATTFALVPVLQTRIITQADGAPNIASAAIQAAFNVANALGAWLGGLVIAAGLGYAAPNAVAAALAGCGLLVAAAAGLLDRRGGGGAGRPTLPVAGHVPARRGRGQSAEAGGEPGRVGCAER
- a CDS encoding MarR family winged helix-turn-helix transcriptional regulator translates to MEDVVAAVLRQWQQLRPDLDTAPMALIGRLNRCSALLQQAADAPLIAAGLTRPEFDILGTLRRVDRDLTPSQLARETFASGAAITKRVRLLAERGLIERRPDGRDRRVVHLSLSDAGLELIDRLLPEQLGYEAALLSGVDAKQQDELSEGLSRLLVVLEGRLGGLLPY
- a CDS encoding FUSC family protein — translated: MATSTPLLQETPRPVRTRPLPVRGVLRPQRALAGWHRPALSILVAMGVPNLLLLALGRLDLAAYTAAGAMCALYAHRLPQEVRARTLGWVVLGMAASTGIALTTAATTDSTAVRVAVAALLAAVQKVVCDATRVGPPGSVIFTFIAASSAFLPQRLVEVPAHLGLLLLAGAFAWLVCMAPLLLRARTPAPRTATARATGPLTPCFGALREALRPGSPLLPVGARVAIGCALAGWASMGLGVGRPYWAVVTAAAVFQANTTLTWSRALHRVLGSLVGLVLFAALLPLTRTGALALVLVTLLFQFGAEATITRGYWLAAVCVTQMSLLMPQFAHAQPAGRLIADRALDTGVGAAVGLACCFLITNRRAADRAERALAAAVEVGAHAAKLLTPAPTPEAASEAASVLPAQAPADELHRTRRKLSGALAELREATDTADGEWWQRPLPVRQISAAEQQGHRLLAELHRHLERADEQPPVAA